The nucleotide sequence TTTAAGTACCAGTAGTTCACAAAGACTTCCAATTAGTGATAGAGATGTAAATTCAATTGATAGCACCCTTCACATGAGTTTCCAAGCTCTTCACATCACCCCTCTCCTACAAATCATCATTTTGGTACACAATCATTGTTACATGTCCTATCAGATTCTCAACTTGAGgtaattcttttcaaatttatcTCAATCTGATTTGATTGGACATACAATATCATCTACTCATTCAATAGTTACTAGATTGAAGAGTGGTACAATTGAGAGAAGAAATTATGTTGCTGTGTTAGCACATTGTCCTGAACTTCATTCACTTCAAATCAATGAAAAAGAACCTTTCACTAGAGGTTACTCTTTTATATCTGAGATTACTGATGCATCAGAACCTGCAATATTTAGAAAAGCTGCCACTATACCACAATGGCAAAGGCAATGCAGGAGAAGTATGATTCACTTAGAGCACAAGGGACTTGGGTATTGGTCTCATCCCCTGAAGATAGAGCAATTGTAGGAAGCAAATGGGTAtacaaagtgaagaaaaatcTAGATGGCACTGTTTCAAGGTATAAAGCAAGGCTTGTAGCCCAAAGTTGCTCTCAAGAACATATGATTAACTACTTGGACACCTTTAGTCCAGTTGTGAGGCATACCACTGTTAGAATTATTCTAGCTTTAGTTGCCATTAATCATTAGAATCTTAAACAATTAGACATAACAAATGCCTTTTTACATAGAGATTTACAAGAAAAGGTTTAGATGAAGCAACCACAAGGGTTTGTTGATCCATCTTACCCTTCTTATGTCTGCAACTTGGTCAAGTCATTACTTGGATTGAAATAGGCCCCATGGGCttgaaattcaaagtttttggCAGTTCTGGAATTTCATACATCAACTTCTGACACAAGTTTGTTTGTAAAGAGGGATGAATTCGATATCATCATATTGTtactatatgttgatgatataatctTAACTGGTTCCAATCATGTGAAGATACAAAAGGTGATTTAAGAGCTCTCTGAGGTATTTGAGATAAAAGATATGGGGCAGCTTACTTATTTTTTGGGCTTACAGGTTCAATATAAAGATAATAGAGATGTTTTGTTAATCAATCTAAATACATTAAGGATTTGGTTCACAAAGCAGGAATGGATTCATGTAAACCTGCAAACACTCATTGTAAACCTCATCATTAAATGCTTTATTCAGAAGGACAAGGTTTGACAGACCCAACCACCTATAAAAGCATTGTGGGTTCCTTACAATATCTGACCTTTACAAGGCTAGATATTGCTTTTGCAGTGAGTACAGTATGTTAGTTCATGACTTCACCAACTGATATCCATTTGGGAGCTGTCAAGAGAATTATTCGATATCTTCAAGGAACCATAAACACCGGTATTACTTTTTCTACAAACACAGTTACAAagcttattgtttttttttttttttttctaattttgattGGGCTACAGATTTGAATAATAGAAGATCAATTACTGGTTATGTGGTTTATGTAGGGAATAATCCAATCTTGTGGTAGTCTAAGAAACAAACCTTAATGTTAATGTGCTCTACTGAGGCTTAATATAAAGCCTTAGCACATATTACAACAGATATAGCTTGGATATGAAATGTATTGAAGAACTTGGGAGTATTCTTGGATGCTCCACAAATTATTCACTGTAACAATATGTCTGCCATTGCATTAAGCACAAATCCAATTTTTCACTCAAGGATAAAATATCTTGACACCAGTTACCATTTTGTAAGGGAGAGAATACAACAAGGAGATTTGGAGGTTTCATACATTCCAACTGAAGATCAAACTACATATGTCCTTACTAAAGGTCTTCACAGTCCCTCATTTGTCAATCATTGTTACAATCTCAAACTGGAAAATCCTAGTTGAGGGGATGTTGAAGAAATATGACTACTGCTACATCATTTGACATTGACAGTTAGTTACATTGTAGTCTTTTAGTTTCTGTTACTTTGTTAAAAGTTAGTTACATTGATAGCTTAGCTGACAAGTTACATTCGACTGCTATATATGCTTGTACCACCCCCAAATTAGAgtgtaatttcataaattcccTAAAGTTGTAATGAAATTTCATTTTGGTCCCCTATCTTGACTAAACTGGACCCTCTATCTAGATTTCTAAACTCCCTTaagctgccacgtggcagcacCCCAACTCCCCACTTCTCTTTCTTTCCCCCACCCAAGACCTcactcactctcactctcacttttAACTCTATCTCTCTTTACACTCACTTCATTCTCTTTCTCGAAACCCTCTCACTTTCCGATCCACCTGCACCCTTACCACCTCGGCGTCGACAACACCACTTTCACCATTAACACCTtgtcgtctctctctctctctccctttctcgtTGTTGCGAGGCACGATGGAGCCCAGGAAAGCCCAGGCAAACCCGAGGGCACCCAGCCCAATTTCTGAGCATTGTCGGCCATTTCACGGCAAACAGCAGGTACCAACTTCTTTCTCTCaccttcctcttcaatttgataCCTAGATCGGAGTCAATGGATAAGTATGGTCATCGGCCGGAGTTGGGAAAGCTCTGGCGCTTTCCCGTCGAAACCCAGGCCTTTCAAGCCAGTCTAAAACCTCGAGCCTTAGGCATGTTAATGacctaacccaaaaccctttttccgttgcatttttttatttttactttaatttctcaAACCCAAAAAGCCTTGGGCCATTTTGGTTAGGGCTTTAGGCCCGTTTCctttaaaacccaaaacccttagGTCTCAAGCCTCAAGGCCGTGCGGGCCTAGGCCTTCGGGCCGTGTGAATTGGACCCCAAAGCCCAAGCCCAATACCCTAACCAAGCCCAAATCAGATTCAGAAACCCCAGCCCAACTGCGTATGAGCCTGCACGTGGCCAGTGAGTGGGCGATGGCCTGTGCCGACGCATGAAATGCACGCGCCACTGTCCATGGCAGCGTTGATGGCGGCATCGTCGACTATTCTGGCAACCCATGGCGCCACGTGGCCTCAGAGCTGCCACCTTACTGCGGCACGTGAGGGCATGTGGAGCGATGTGTGGCCGTATCCGAGGTCTTCTTTTATGTTATTCGACGTCCTAAATTCGTTTATGACGTTCGTTTTccgaaattcaatcgtttgagtatagTTTTGTTAATTGTACTCTTTATGTGCATAGGTGTAATTAATAGCGGAGTTTCCGTTATTCCTTTGGGCATGGCTTTGCACCAACGGTGTacggtgagtggaccccttctaaaaatgcatgttttaataatagaatgcatacatgaaaagcatgatttaatgattacgttttatgggataacatgcttattgaggctagtttaaattattactatttttcctataacctaTGTTCTTTATAggatatctgatggatgacgatataatatttagaacatgtttcaAACACTTCTTTgcagtatagatgatggatgactttatactataaagatgcttttcaaatatagatatgttcaatggttttgtacttacctagtggtccctaTTCCGCTACGGGGCGAGGGATAGATTCCATCACGGGCGAGGTtatggtgttggcatagggcctaaAGAAATAATCTCTAGCTACGGGCTGAGAAACACGgagttggcatagggcctgaagATTATTTTCCTTTGGCATGGCACGAGGCTTGGAGGGatattggacattcactagtgattacgatatatacgagatatgttttaagacattgcacgacatgctagtttcggaaaacctattttatttatcatgatatatgtgttttcataaaaccttgcggttagtatgttgataactattttgttaTATCTATATCAACTTGATCCACTCATGTttattttgcgcccccttcaagACGTAGGAATGAGGACTACGATTTGAGCTACGAGGCATTCCCTTACCAGTGACATCGTGCTATATTCTCTCTGCTTCGGCACCTATTGTAATAGCACTTCTTTATCTTAATTTCTGCTTGTACTCTGTATTAGACGTATGCTCttaacatgtcatgcattatcttaataattaattgttagCAGTTGAGCTTTAGTATTGTGTTTTACGTTCTAGTGCTTGAATAGTCCCAATTTTTATGCATATTTCACATGTTCTCATCATTTGCATTAATTAAATGGCTTTCGTTACCTCTTGAATGTCGGCCAGTACGTGACCACCCCGATGTTCGGTGGACATCAGGATCAGGGCGTGTCAATTGAATCATTGTGAGATAATCTTTCATCTCTCTAAGAAATAACAAAGTTTGCATTCTcttgattctctctctctctctctctctctctctctacatttcttCGAATATAGTTCTTATATTTTATTGCAAAACATTCATCTATGTATACTTTGATGAATGTTATCAATCATTTCCCAGCAGACTCTGATCGACAGCATTCAACACGCGCCTTTCTCTATGCAATGACCAAACCCAATCCACAACGATTGGAACCCTCCCATTTTGATCCATGGCCGCTGCCCGCACACGACTTCTAGAATCACGGCCCCAAACCTGTAGATGTCGGACTCGCACGTGGCTTTCCCCGTGTGGAAGCACTCAGGGGCTATGTACCCCATCGTGCCTGGGACACCCTTGAGCTTGGCGTTCGAGGTCTTCTCGTTGTCCAGGGCATGTGCGAGGCCAAAGTCCCCGAGGCGAGAGTTGAAGTTAGAGTCTAGCATTATGTTGCTAGCATGTGTTTGATTATAGGCACATAAGAcactaatttttgttaatttagttTAGCAATGTATTAACTCAAAATTAATACAGGGTATCCAAGGATTTATATGCCCTGCTCTTGGTGGGATCATGCTTTCAATTGGAATCAAACTTTCGATTGATGATTTTGTCCTTGCATTCAAAAGGTAATATCTTTTTTCAACATTATGTATT is from Pyrus communis chromosome 10, drPyrComm1.1, whole genome shotgun sequence and encodes:
- the LOC137747746 gene encoding probable sodium/metabolite cotransporter BASS3, chloroplastic; this translates as MSDSHVAFPVWKHSGAMYPIVPGTPLSLAFEVFSLSRGIQGFICPALGGIMLSIGIKLSIDDFVLAFKRSLPLSVGFIAQYVLKPVLGVLTANIFGVPRMFYAGFVLTAYVAGAQLSSYASFLSK